A single genomic interval of Oncorhynchus mykiss isolate Arlee chromosome 13, USDA_OmykA_1.1, whole genome shotgun sequence harbors:
- the swsap1 gene encoding ATPase SWSAP1 has product MADILTHVFRTFIQHNGKKKDFKIIAPSKCSTLVVGDCSVNRSLLLLAAVTAASELGLKVSFFTQVQIQSLPGSLHESMSNLSPDNLKKITFSYPRSLEDLLQDVASLHESASGSAAPPSLIIVDGLEGYMRGPGVSGGLQQAEQSSAAHISALLYDTAAFLSQTLEERAASLAPCRVIASFQSEWEGHAGGDSSDPVLSVLDRYFQVRCTLDQDWNSAPAVAEPQDTWHVYLSGAGITEAPIAEDEEDSSLAREWRLVICPNRSMEFTMV; this is encoded by the exons ATGGCCGATATTTTGACGCATGTCTTTAGGACATTTATCCAACATAATGGAAAAAAGAAGGATTTCAAAATCATCGCACCATCAAAATGCAGTACCTTGGTGGTCGGAGACTGTAGCGTCAACCGTTCGTTGCTGCTACTTGCGGCGGTGACGGCTGCCTCTGAATTGGGGCTCAAAGTCTCATTTTTCACTCAGGTTCAAATTCAGAGCCTTCCAGGATCATTGCACGAATCCATGTCCAACCTGAGCCCCGACAATTTGAAG AAAATCACGTTTTCATACCCCAGGTCCTTGGAAGATTTGCTTCAGGACGTGGCCTCTTTGCATGAATCAGCCTCTGGATCTGCTGCCCCTCCGTCGTTGATCATCGTGGATGGACTGGAGGGCTACATGCGCGGGCCTGGAGTGAGTGGTGGCCTTCAGCAGGCGGAGCAGTCCTCTGCTGCACACATCTCTGCTCTGCTGTATGACACGGCTGCATTTCTCTCACAGACCTTGGAAGAGAGAGCCGCTAGTCTGGCCCCCTGTCGGGTCATAGCCTCGTTCCAGTCCGAGTGGGAAGGGCATGCTGGTGGGGACTCCTCAGACCCTGTCCTCTCAGTGTTAGACCGCTACTTTCAGGTTAGGTGTACCTTGGACCAGGACTGGAACTCTGCCCCTGCTGTAGCAGAACCACAGGACACGTGGCATGTTTACCTCTCTGGTGCTGGGATCACAGAAGCCCCTATTGCTGAGGATGAGGAGGACTCAAGTCTGGCTCGAGAATGGCGACTGGTCATTTGCCCCAATCGCTCAATGGAGTTTACAATGGTTTGA